A genomic region of Ictalurus furcatus strain D&B chromosome 29, Billie_1.0, whole genome shotgun sequence contains the following coding sequences:
- the LOC128604278 gene encoding gamma-crystallin M2-like isoform X2: protein MGKVIFYEDKNFMGRSYECTSDCSDMHSYMSRCHSCRVESGCWMVYDHPNFMGNQYFMRRGEYADYMSMWGWGNNCIRSCRMIPMYRGSYRMRIYERDNFMGQMYEMSDDCDSFMDRYHWSNGCMSCHVMDGHWLMYEHPHYRGRMWYFRPGEYRNFRDYGGMRFMSMRRIMDSWY from the exons ATGGGCAAG GTTATCTTCTATGAGGACAAGAACTTCATGGGGCGCTCCTATGAGTGCACCAGTGATTGTTCTGATATGCACTCTTACATGAGCCGCTGCCACTCCTGCAGGGTGGAGAGCGGCTGCTGGATGGTCTACGACCACCCCAACTTCATGGGAAATCAGTATTTCATGAGGAGGGGCGAGTACGCTGACTACATGAGCATGTGGGGCTGGGGCAACAACTGCATCAGGTCCTGCCGCATGATCCCCATG TACAGAGGATCCTACAGAATGAGGATCTATGAGAGGGACAACTTCATGGGTCAGATGTATGAGATGTCGGATGACTGCGATTCCTTCATGGATCGTTACCACTGGTCCAACGGCTGCATGTCCTGCCATGTGATGGACGGCCACTGGCTCATGTATGAGCATCCCCACTACAGAGGCAGGATGTGGTACTTCAGGCCTGGAGAGTACAGGAACTTCAGGGACTACGGTGGCATGAGGTTCATGAGCATGAGGCGCATCATGGACTCCTGGTATTAA
- the LOC128604278 gene encoding gamma-crystallin M2-like isoform X1 — protein MMLLPPCFTVIFYEDKNFMGRSYECTSDCSDMHSYMSRCHSCRVESGCWMVYDHPNFMGNQYFMRRGEYADYMSMWGWGNNCIRSCRMIPMYRGSYRMRIYERDNFMGQMYEMSDDCDSFMDRYHWSNGCMSCHVMDGHWLMYEHPHYRGRMWYFRPGEYRNFRDYGGMRFMSMRRIMDSWY, from the exons ATGATGCTGctgccaccatgcttcaca GTTATCTTCTATGAGGACAAGAACTTCATGGGGCGCTCCTATGAGTGCACCAGTGATTGTTCTGATATGCACTCTTACATGAGCCGCTGCCACTCCTGCAGGGTGGAGAGCGGCTGCTGGATGGTCTACGACCACCCCAACTTCATGGGAAATCAGTATTTCATGAGGAGGGGCGAGTACGCTGACTACATGAGCATGTGGGGCTGGGGCAACAACTGCATCAGGTCCTGCCGCATGATCCCCATG TACAGAGGATCCTACAGAATGAGGATCTATGAGAGGGACAACTTCATGGGTCAGATGTATGAGATGTCGGATGACTGCGATTCCTTCATGGATCGTTACCACTGGTCCAACGGCTGCATGTCCTGCCATGTGATGGACGGCCACTGGCTCATGTATGAGCATCCCCACTACAGAGGCAGGATGTGGTACTTCAGGCCTGGAGAGTACAGGAACTTCAGGGACTACGGTGGCATGAGGTTCATGAGCATGAGGCGCATCATGGACTCCTGGTATTAA